One segment of Halococcus saccharolyticus DSM 5350 DNA contains the following:
- a CDS encoding DUF192 domain-containing protein, which produces MALQRALNGIGVVAVLALVLTAAVAAGVVPPPAAFMGAPDDYERAEVTITNNCSQTLGTVDVRIADTYQQKYTGLSNTSSLANGSGMLFTYEESSEHTYVMREMDFPLDIVFIGADGRINAIESAPAPGPNENGENIQRTGRGQYILEVPRGWMASHGIHVGHRVDIDRSNRR; this is translated from the coding sequence ATGGCGCTCCAGCGCGCTCTCAACGGTATCGGCGTGGTCGCGGTGCTCGCGCTGGTGCTCACCGCGGCGGTCGCGGCCGGAGTCGTCCCGCCACCGGCGGCGTTCATGGGTGCGCCGGACGATTACGAGCGCGCAGAGGTGACGATCACCAACAACTGTAGTCAGACCCTCGGCACCGTCGATGTCCGGATCGCCGACACCTACCAGCAGAAGTACACTGGGCTCTCGAACACCTCGTCGCTCGCGAACGGCTCCGGCATGCTGTTCACCTACGAGGAGTCGTCGGAGCACACCTACGTGATGCGGGAGATGGATTTCCCGCTCGACATCGTCTTCATCGGAGCCGACGGCCGCATCAACGCGATCGAGAGCGCGCCCGCACCGGGGCCGAACGAGAACGGCGAGAACATCCAGCGCACTGGCCGAGGACAGTATATCCTCGAAGTGCCGCGTGGGTGGATGGCCAGTCACGGAATCCACGTCGGCCATCGGGTCGACATCGATCGATCGAATCGACGATAG
- a CDS encoding GNAT family N-acetyltransferase, producing the protein MSVDVTRRVVEAGSDEHVDAAWELKECIRHEEAVLKQRRGFFANAYRRATVHLLFAGVHGGEHGSETDDLIGFAAVRRDGYVLFLAVDPTHRGEGFGRKLMATVADEHDSVTCHARATNEAAIDFYEHIGFEIKRHIENYYEDGGAAYYLKLGGGGLTDRLSEFMRR; encoded by the coding sequence GTGAGTGTGGATGTCACGAGGCGCGTCGTCGAGGCGGGCAGCGACGAGCACGTCGACGCCGCGTGGGAGCTGAAAGAGTGTATTCGGCACGAAGAGGCCGTTCTCAAACAACGTCGTGGCTTTTTCGCCAACGCCTATCGTCGCGCGACCGTCCATCTCCTGTTCGCGGGCGTTCATGGCGGCGAACATGGCTCGGAGACGGACGATCTCATCGGATTCGCTGCCGTTCGCCGTGACGGCTACGTCCTCTTTCTCGCGGTCGATCCCACCCACCGCGGCGAGGGGTTCGGTCGCAAGCTCATGGCGACCGTCGCCGACGAACACGACAGCGTGACCTGTCACGCCCGCGCGACCAACGAGGCCGCCATCGACTTCTACGAACACATCGGCTTCGAGATCAAACGGCACATCGAAAACTACTACGAGGACGGCGGCGCGGCGTACTACCTCAAACTCGGCGGCGGCGGACTCACCGATCGGCTCTCCGAGTTCATGCGGCGCTGA
- a CDS encoding archease, with the protein MSFELREHTADVAVAADGASLDGTFAAVANGLAAAMCESIPADGARFDLTTSAENREALLYEYLAELIYQRDVRGVLPVDNHATIQRDGGAQGEDAWQLDGSARGVPLETVDAREVKAVTYSEMRIERTADGWQAYVVFDV; encoded by the coding sequence GTGAGTTTCGAACTCCGGGAGCACACCGCCGACGTCGCGGTCGCCGCCGACGGTGCCAGCCTCGATGGAACCTTCGCGGCGGTCGCCAACGGGCTGGCGGCGGCGATGTGTGAATCGATTCCGGCGGACGGCGCGCGTTTCGATCTCACCACGTCGGCCGAAAACCGGGAGGCGTTGCTGTACGAGTACCTCGCCGAACTCATCTACCAGCGCGACGTCCGGGGCGTCCTGCCGGTCGACAACCACGCGACGATCCAGCGAGACGGCGGTGCGCAAGGGGAGGACGCCTGGCAGCTCGACGGGAGCGCACGCGGCGTCCCACTCGAAACCGTCGACGCCCGGGAGGTGAAGGCAGTCACGTACTCGGAGATGCGAATCGAACGAACTGCCGACGGCTGGCAAGCGTACGTCGTGTTCGACGTGTAG
- a CDS encoding DUF502 domain-containing protein, whose product MSDVDTPATTTPGANAGVRETLREWVITGAALTIPFLITVMVLAFVLNFVSNLLTPVVDVARYFGLVSPMVMMARSLGLGPEFGSVLIELGTVLLLVAIVLGVGIVATHTSSDREFSKLFHTAMEAIPGVGSVYTSFRRMSDVLIESDTSSFQEVKLVEFPNEGTYSFAFVTAEPPASVDEAASHDDLRTLFMPLAPNPVMGGFLIHVPAAQIYDVDLTVEEAVSAIVTSGVAIGDTDDATSLSADELAALGRYGGAEQVNGGETTDDGSAGPDAVKATDTEEAMVGATDGTESTISKTEDERTRNEEP is encoded by the coding sequence ATGTCCGATGTAGATACCCCTGCGACGACCACACCGGGGGCGAACGCGGGAGTTCGCGAAACGCTCCGCGAGTGGGTGATCACCGGGGCCGCACTCACGATCCCGTTTCTCATCACGGTGATGGTACTCGCGTTCGTATTGAACTTCGTCAGCAACCTTCTCACGCCGGTCGTCGATGTCGCCCGGTATTTCGGACTCGTTAGCCCGATGGTGATGATGGCGCGCTCGCTCGGCCTCGGGCCGGAGTTCGGCTCCGTGCTCATCGAACTCGGGACGGTGCTCCTCCTGGTGGCGATCGTCCTCGGCGTGGGGATCGTCGCCACCCACACCTCCTCCGACCGCGAGTTCTCGAAGCTCTTTCACACCGCGATGGAAGCGATTCCGGGAGTCGGCTCGGTCTACACCAGCTTTCGACGGATGAGCGACGTGTTGATCGAGAGCGACACCTCCAGCTTCCAGGAGGTCAAACTCGTTGAGTTCCCGAACGAGGGCACCTACTCCTTCGCGTTCGTGACCGCCGAACCGCCCGCTTCGGTCGACGAGGCCGCAAGCCACGACGACCTCCGGACGCTGTTCATGCCGCTCGCGCCGAACCCAGTGATGGGTGGGTTCCTGATCCACGTCCCGGCAGCGCAGATCTACGACGTTGATCTCACCGTCGAGGAGGCCGTCAGCGCGATCGTCACTAGCGGCGTCGCGATCGGCGACACCGACGACGCGACGAGTCTCTCGGCGGACGAACTCGCCGCACTCGGACGGTACGGCGGTGCCGAACAGGTCAACGGTGGCGAAACTACCGATGATGGCTCAGCCGGACCCGACGCTGTGAAAGCGACCGACACCGAAGAGGCGATGGTGGGGGCGACCGACGGCACCGAGTCGACGATCAGCAAGACTGAGGACGAACGGACCCGGAACGAGGAGCCGTGA